In Mustela lutreola isolate mMusLut2 chromosome 1, mMusLut2.pri, whole genome shotgun sequence, one genomic interval encodes:
- the CCDC96 gene encoding coiled-coil domain-containing protein 96, which produces MDGSSEHRGDPDGEDGDGTNLSSKLSGIKAASGPHSPAEPLEPEPELGAVEPEQGAVESSEGGAAGDEVAEAREAPEVPEAVDQAGPGEPEPPSEAETQPEPREAADAGPEEAAPPEPGGWSAEPEERAEEERGEAKDEEDEEEEEGEEEEEEEAAAAALKWRRKKEPLAASGRPSTPGREEAPPTQEAEQGEGEGEEDEEEESEEIKERGAQGSPAKSQQREEGERRDLEDEEWTEEMQKLQEQQLREELLEQYRSLVVERSNYQRYNNYLQHKISEALRKKKGLDAAEVPDKGPEPDAPEKEQAYLRHLALLEELRKQQADDLEWYHQELKQLQEQCREVLSRVEKEWAGFQALKKQVVTQAMGTCWVRGGRQAALREVEQIQALEDKKEKEMIAVRLENVQLKQSLVHFETRMKAQEDLTEGLLLIDFEQLKIENQTFNEKVEERNEELLKLHNKVTNNVQIITHVKEKLHFVDIENMCKKTQLLETEAQVALKRDILTRTKKARDSLRADNIKLNQKCGLLGKELLLRDMEEKVDRTEALNQRIESLKRHHAGLTMSCRGVRQKIREAKAFLPS; this is translated from the coding sequence ATGGACGGCAGCTCCGAGCACCGTGGGGACCCAGATGGGGAAGACGGAGATGGGACCAACCTGTCCTCCAAGCTGTCCGGGATTAAGGCCGCCTCCGGCCCCCACTCCCCGGCCGAACCGCTCGAGCCGGAGCCAGAGCTGGGGGCCGTAGAGCCGGAGCAGGGGGCCGTAGAGTCTTCGGAGGGAGGCGCCGCCGGCGACGAGGTCGCCGAGGCCCGGGAAGCGCCGGAGGTCCCCGAGGCTGTGGACCAGGCGGGACCCGGGGAGCCGGAGCCGCCGAGCGAGGCTGAGACCCAGCCGGAACCCCGGGAGGCGGCCGACGCCGGGCCTGAGGAGGCTGCCCCGCCGGAGCCCGGAGGCTGGTCCGCGGAACCGGAGGAGCGGGCGGAGGAGGAGCGGGGGGAGGCGAAGGacgaggaggacgaggaggaagaagagggagaggaggaggaggaggaggaggccgcGGCAGCCGCGCTCAAGTGGAGGCGGAAGAAAGAGCCCTTGGCCGCCTCGGGGCGGCCGTCCACCCCTGGCCGGGAAGAGGCTCCGCCGACCCAGGAggctgagcagggggagggggagggggaggaggacgaggaggaggagagcgAGGAAATCAAGGAGAGGGGTGCGCAAGGAAGCCCAGCGAAAAGCCAGCAAAGGGAGGAAGGCGAGCGACGGGACCTCGAGGACGAGGAATGGACGGAGGAGATGCAGAAGCTGCAGGAGCAGCAGCTGCGCGAGGAGCTCCTGGAACAGTACCGGTCGCTGGTGGTTGAGCGCAGCAACTACCAGCGCTACAACAACTACCTGCAGCACAAGATCTCCGAGGCGCTGCGCAAGAAGAAGGGCCTGGATGCCGCCGAGGTGCCCGATAAGGGCCCGGAGCCCGATGCCCCTGAGAAAGAGCAAGCATACCTCCGCCATCTGGCCTTGCTGGAggagctgaggaagcagcaggcggACGACCTGGAGTGGTACCACCAGGAGCTGAAGCAGCTGCAGGAGCAGTGCAGGGAGGTGCTGTCCAGGGTGGAGAAGGAGTGGGCCGGCTTCCAGGCACTCAAGAAGCAGGTGGTGACGCAGGCCATGGGCACCTGTTGGGTGCGTGGTGGCCGCCAGGCTGCCCTGCGAGAGGTGGAGCAGATCCAGGCGCTGGAGgataagaaggagaaggagatgaTCGCGGTGAGGCTAGAGAACGTGCAGCTGAAGCAGAGCTTGGTGCACTTTGAGACGCGGATGAAGGCCCAGGAGGACCTGACGGAGGGGCTGCTCCTCATTGATTTTGAACAGCTGAAGATTGAGAACCAGACCTTCAACGAAAAAGTGGAGGAGCGGAACGAGGAACTTTTAAAACTGCACAACAAAGTGACTAACAACGTACAGATCATAACCCACGTGAAGGAGAAGCTACACTTCGTGGACATAGAAAACATGTGTAAAAAGACACAGCttttggaaactgaggctcaggtggCCCTGAAGAGGGACATCCTGACCAGGACGAAGAAGGCCCGGGACAGCCTGAGGGCTGACAACATCAAGCTGAATCAGAAGTGCGGGCTCCTGGGCAAGGAGCTCCTGCTCCGGGACATGGAGGAGAAAGTGGACAGGACAGAAGCCCTCAACCAGCGTATTGAGTCCCTGAAGCGCCATCATGCTGGCCTTACTATGTCCTGCAGAGGTGTGAGGCAGAAGATCAGGGAAGCCAAAGCCTTTCTCCCATCTTAA
- the TADA2B gene encoding transcriptional adapter 2-beta, producing the protein MAELGKKYCVYCLAEVSPLRFRCTECQDIELCPECFSAGAEIGHHRRYHGYQLVDGGRFTLWGPEAEGGWTSREEQLLLDAIEQFGFGNWEDMAAHVGASRTPQEVMEHYVSMYIHGNLGRACIPDTIPNRVTDHTCPGGGPLSPSLTTPLPPLDISVAEQQQLGYMPLRDDYEIEYDQDAETLISGLSVNYDDEDVEIELKRAHVDMYVRKLRERQRRKNIARDYNLVPAFLGKDKKDKERPAKRKVTKEEKELRLKLRPLYQFMSCKEFDDLFEGMHKEKMLRAKIRELQRYRRNGITKLEESAEYEAARHKREKRKENKSAAGARRGKEDGRDGEFAAIEHLPGFELLSDREKVLCSSLNLSPARYVTVKTIIIKDHLQKRQGIPSKSRLPSYLDKVLKKRILNFLTESGWISREAS; encoded by the exons ATGGCGGAGCTCGGTAAGAAGTACTGCGTGTACTGCCTGGCCGAGGTGAGCCCGCTGCGCTTCCGCTGCACCGAGTGCCAGGACATCGAGCTGTGCCCCGAGTGCTTCTCGGCCGGCGCCGAGATCGGCCACCACCGGCGCTATCACGGCTACCAGCTGGTGGACGGCGGGCGCTTCACGCTGTGGGGGCCCGAGGCCGAGGGCGGCTGGACCAGCCGCGAGGAGCAGCTGCTGCTGGATGCCATCGAGCAGTTCGGCTTCGGAAACTGG GAGGACATGGCCGCGCACGTGGGAGCTTCCCGCACGCCGCAGGAGGTGATGGAGCATTACGTAAGCATGTACATCCACGGCAACTTGGGGAGAGCCTGCATCCCCGACACCATCCCCAACCGGGTGACCGACCACACGTGCCCCGGCGGAGGGCCCCTGTCCCCCAGCCTCACCACCCCCTTGCCTCCCCTAGACATCTCGGTGGCTGAGCAGCAGCAGCTGGGCTACATGCCGCTGCGTGACGACTACGAGATCGAGTACGACCAGGATGCCGAGACGCTCATCAGCGGGCTCTCGGTCAACTACGACGATGAGGACGTGGAGATCGAGCTCAAGCGCGCGCACGTGGACATGTACGTGCGCAAGCTGCGGGAGAGGCAGCGGCGCAAGAACATCGCGCGTGACTACAACCTAGTGCCTGCCTTCCTGGGCAAGGACAAGAAGGACAAGGAGCGGCCGGCCAAGCGCAAGGTcacaaaggaggagaaggagctgcGGCTCAAGCTGCGCCCGCTCTACCAGTTCATGTCATGCAAGGAGTTTGACGACCTGTTCGAGGGCATGCACAAGGAGAAGATGCTGCGCGCCAAGATCCGCGAGCTGCAGCGTTACCGGCGCAACGGCATCACCAAGCTGGAGGAGTCGGCCGAGTATGAGGCGGCGCGCCACAAGcgtgagaagaggaaggagaacaaGAGTGCGGCCGGAGCCCGGCGGGGCAAGGAGGACGGCAGGGACGGCGAGTTCGCGGCCATCGAGCACCTGCCGGGCTTTGAGCTGCTGTCGGACCGCGAGAAGGTGCTCTGCAGCTCCTTGAACCTGAGCCCAGCGCGCTACGTGACCGTGAAGACCATCATCATCAAGGACCACCTCCAGAAGCGGCAGGGCATACCTTCCAAAAGCCGCCTTCCGAGCTACTTGGACAAAGTCCtaaagaaaaggattttaaacTTCCTCACGGAGAGCGGGTGGATATCCAGGGAGGCCTCCTGA